A window of Macrotis lagotis isolate mMagLag1 chromosome 1, bilby.v1.9.chrom.fasta, whole genome shotgun sequence genomic DNA:
AAGCCAGAGCTCCCTGCTCCCTGCAGAGACGAATGGTCATCCTGCCACTCACTCCCCCCTCTCCAGGAGGGTCTCGGGGGCTCCAGGGGAGTAGCTAATAGCTTAAGTGTGAGAAAGTTGAGCCAACTTCCTCCACTGAATCTAGCCAGCCCAGCCCACTACTGCTGCCTACTCCACCCAGCCTACTTCTCTTTCCAAGGGGTGAACAAGCTGGGCAATGGGTCCTCAAGCTAAAGAACAGGAGGTCTTTTCAGTTGAAGGAATAGTACAGCCATGCTGCCTTTGAGTCAGAAGAGACTCGAGTCTCAAAGAGAGGTTGGCTCCTACTTGCCTCGAACTCAATTTTGATTCAGGATTCTAGGCTTCTGGTCACAAGCTCTTTATTGCCACCACAACTGACAAAAAATGGACATTTTACACATTTCTGCCCCCAACTTTCCCCACAAAACTTACTTGGTGCTTTATAACGTCCTGGAGGAGGAGACAAGTAATATTAACTTTTCCCTAAATTCACCATTGGCAGCCCCACCAAGgtttttctgtcttcttcagCTGACCTTTTATAGAACCTAGTCAAAGTAGCATCTCAGGTTCACCTATGGGGGTGGGCAGGGGTGCCTGGGAGCCCTTCAGTCCAAGTATTTTCAATAGCTCTTCTATCAGCATTTAGGAGAACTGGATTTGGAttgtccttgagcaagtcattcttctctgaacctgtttcctcatctataaaatgtggataaattATATTTACACAATTGATGTAACAGGATCTTGGTGGGAAAGCCTTTTGTGATTCctaaagaaatgtgaattatcaCTCCAAAAACCCCAAGGACATAGGTCTCCTCCTGGGAATTTTTTCAGGCACCAAATCCCCTTTGCTCCCTGCCCTGCAGAACTGGCACACTCACTACTGAATCTTGCCTGCTAAGTATGTCAGACTGGCCCCTTCAGTCTTGCAGCAGAATCCACAGGCCAGTTGGGTGGAGCTGAGCAGAGAAGAGGATTAGGAAATGAATGTGTCTGGGATTTCTCTTAGGAATGTGTCTTTATTGAAgagtgtgaatatatgtatatttataaaaagatGGACCCTCTGTAAAAAGAGAGCTTATTGCCTCCAAACAGCCAAGCAGAACAGAAGACAAATACCTGGCATATTCCCAGAAGTCATAGGTTCCTGCACTGTTGGCTCTGTCTTTCCTGGCCAGCATCACTGTTCGTCACCAAAGATTGAGAGCCTCCTCCCCCTTCCAGGTGCCTGCCCACCCAACTTGCAGATGATTCTCAGGAGGAcatagaaagtataggaatagaCAGATGCACCAGGCTTTTCTCCCATTCGGGTCAAAGAAGGTTTTGCTTTGGAAAATTCAATCAGGAATATAAAGTTAGCTTGGAGCTCCTTCTGATTCAAGAAGTGAAGAAGTTTCCATCCTACCCattaagggaagaaaagagagaaggactTTCTCTCTAGGGTATGAAACAAGTATCCACTGTGCAGAGTGAGATCAGTAGCACATACTTGTGGGATAGATGGACTATATCACACAAGTCTGTTTTTTATTAGCAtggaaaatggaaacaaaattagaagaatatataACATCTTAAAGAGTCACTGAGTTCTCTAAGGTGGGGGCACTTTGACTTTACAACCCCGGGGAGGGTTGAGAATTAGCAAGTGCCCTAGCTGGTCATTTCCACTGTCCCAAGAATAGTTATTCTTCTCCCGCTGGGAGATTGTCCTCAATTCGCTTGATGAACCGCATCCTGATTTCTGTTACCCCATCTCCTTTCAGCGTGTCCTGAACAAACTTCACATCCACTGCCATCTGGACCTgggcagagaggaaaaaaatggagctGTGGGCAGAGCCAGCTGCCTGCTTACCACTTCACAGAGTGAGGGCTGACAGTTCAGTTCACCTCTACTTTCCTATGTCTGGAGTCATAATTGGAGCATTTTTGAAATGTtgaattttactgattttttaaaatcagtaaatTCTGGTTATGTGCCCTCTTCACTCCTACCCCTCCCAGGGAGCTTCCccttataacaacaacaacaaaactgtcCACCTATAGCAGCTACATGCAATCACATCCTCAATGACCCTTCACCTCTccaaggaaaggagggaggtaggTCTCCTGGGATAGGGAGATCAAGGCTGGCTATTACAGAGATTTCCCAGTCCATTTAGCACTCTTCTCACTATCATTAATGTAGCAAAAATTTCATCAACctgtttttttcatcaattcatacaagtctctcCATGTTTTTTGGATAACCTCCTATTGATCCTAACTTATGGTGCAATAATATCCCAATGcattcatatataataatttgttcaattatttcccaATTCACAGGTACTCATGCTATTTAGAGTTGTCTGCAACCATAAAAGGTGCTGCTCAGAAGTACTGTTTTAATGGGCCCTGTCTGACTCCCCTCTCCTTAAGATATATACCCAGCTGTTAGGATCTCAAGGTCAAGGGTATGAAGTGGGGGATGATTTCacttgcataattctaaattgcttccAGAACCTTTAGACCAATTTGTAGCTCCACCAATCCCAAATTAGTATGCCTGTCCTCCTGTGATTATTCCAATACTATTTCTATCTTAtgatatctttgccaatttgTCGGGTATGAGGTGaaactttagaattgttttaatttttatttctattagtgATTTACAGAATTGTTGATtgtcttcaattttatttttgagaactCTTTCTATTCTTTGACCCCTTATCTACTAGGAAGCCAGGACACTTTCACAGATTAGGTCATATTTAGCCATCAGGacactttttacagatgagcccGTCCTTAGACATCTTCTATCTCCCTTGAAGACTCAAAACAACTCCCAGTCTCCTTccaaaatagtttatgtagtgTACTTTGTTACTCTTAAAGGGCTTTAGAAAATGTTACCAATTATTCCATGTCAGTGATGACTCTCTTTAGATGAAATGGCCTCAATGAAGGGTCACCACTAACAGCTCTGGATGATGACTTGCATCCAATTGGGGCCTGAGCTCAGCCTTTTAGAGCCTGTCAAAGACAGTTAGCTGGTGGTACATAGAACAAagagctgggcctggaatcaggaagccctaaattcaaatccagcctcagttacttactagctatgtaatcctgagcaaatcacttcacctctgtctgcctcagttttctccactgTAAAGTGgggtaataataaaaaataataaaaataatcaaaggattcctgtgaggatcaaataagataatatttgtaaaaagtacatagcgggggcagctaggtggtgcagtggataaagcaccagccctggagtcaggagtacctgggttcaaatccggtctcagacatttaataattacctagctgtgtggccttgggcaaaccacttaaccccatttgccttgcaaaatccttaaaaaaaagtacatagcgagggacagccaggtggcacagtgaatagagcaccagccctggcatccaccctcagacacttaataattacctaaatgtgaccttgggcaagtcacttaaccccattgccttaaataaattttttaaaaaagtacatagtggacaatatataaatgcttattcccttccttctttattcccttccctGTTCCCTTCTTACCCCAAATCATTTATTTATAGACAGAAAAGACAATACAATGTCCCCCAGGAAAGAAAGGGTCCCCCCCTTCATATTCATAATGAGAAATCTTGCATCAAGTCAACCAGTGGTATGGCAAAGATCCTGGTAAGGCTTACTAAGGGAAGCTGTCTGACCATAAGTGCAGTCAAGAAAGGAGGCTCAGCATTAAGCAGAAAAGTCCTGAGCAGGTCAGCAGCCTCTGTCCACTACAGTCCCATTCCTAGAAGGAAAGAATTGTACTCACCATCTCCAGGGCTCCCCTCAACACCCCACATAAGAGATTGGAATAAATGAGGGATGAGTGGTTATCAGGAAGCTCCACAAAATCGACCAAGGGGTTGTTTTCCAAGATGAGAGAGAATTCGTCTCCAGCGGGGCTCCAGTTGGTGATGCTTGGGGTGATGCCCAGATACATTTTAAATGCTACCTATTAAAGATAGACAGAGCAGCAGGGGTAAAGATGGAGCAGTGAGTgatcctcctttctcttccttcctatgGTACCTTCCTAGGTAAGGTGACTACCCTGGTAATACGGGGAAATGAGAAGCAGGGGAGTGATGATTTGGGCCAagggtttctctccagaaatAATTAATGGAAAAGTATTTTTGCTCATCCAAGTCTATATCCTCCGGGGTAACACAGTGAAGGCTGAAGCTCTCAGGGGAAAGAAGCACTTACTTTCTCAAGCAAACATTCTGGATGAGCAAAAGAAGAGTGGTGGCTAGCAC
This region includes:
- the TRAPPC3 gene encoding trafficking protein particle complex subunit 3 isoform X1, producing MSRQANRGTESKKMSSELFTLTYGALVTQLCKDYENDEDVNKQLDKMGYNIGVRLIEDFLARSNVGRCHDFRETADVIAKVAFKMYLGITPSITNWSPAGDEFSLILENNPLVDFVELPDNHSSLIYSNLLCGVLRGALEMVQMAVDVKFVQDTLKGDGVTEIRMRFIKRIEDNLPAGEE
- the TRAPPC3 gene encoding trafficking protein particle complex subunit 3 isoform X2 — protein: MSRQANRGTESKKMYWYLPFPLPSASLRLMSSELFTLTYGALVTQLCKDYENDEDVNKQLDKMGYNIGVRLIEDFLARSNVGRCHDFRETADVIAKVAFKMYLGITPSITNWSPAGDEFSLILENNPLVDFVELPDNHSSLIYSNLLCGVLRGALEMVQMAVDVKFVQDTLKGDGVTEIRMRFIKRIEDNLPAGEE